From one Doryrhamphus excisus isolate RoL2022-K1 chromosome 9, RoL_Dexc_1.0, whole genome shotgun sequence genomic stretch:
- the fev gene encoding protein FEV isoform X1: MGASDSCLETSICPLAFIPDPSYEIKFNKNLFLLHQPNEIQAFCEEVNTMRRDCGGKLMFNMYLSDPTENLLKDNKGTSWGPLNTGAQKGSGQIQLWQFLLELLSDSSNMSCIAWEGTNGEFKLIDPDEVARRWGERKSKPNMNYDKLSRALRYYYDKNIMTKVHGKRYAYKFDFHGLAQVCQPSSTEQTIYKFQGNFSPLPFSGISKLNLVAPGVGPSGFSYWPGSPSAALYHSHNLQAAGPFGTVSPSHISCVNNINTLSNINNHYN, from the exons ATGGGGGCCAGTGACAGTTGCCTGGAAACTTCAATCTGTCCACTCGCATTTATTCCAGATCCCAGTTATGAGATAAAGTTTAATAAAAATCTTTTCCTCCTCCACCAACCAAATGAAATCCAAGCCTTTTGTGAAGAAGTGAACACAATGAGAAGGGACTGCGGTGGGAAGCTGATGTTCAACATGTATCTCTCAG ATCCAACAGAAAATCTGTTGAAAGACAACAAAGGGACATCTTGGGGTCCATTAAACACCGGGGCGCAGAAAG gcAGCGGCCAGATCCAGTTGTGGCAGTTCCTGCTGGAGCTGCTGTCGGACAGCAGCAACATGTCGTGCATCGCCTGGGAGGGAACCAACGGGGAATTCAAGCTCATCGACCCGGACGAGGTGGCCCGGCGGTGGGGGGAACGCAAGAGCAAACCCAACATGAACTACGACAAACTGAGCCGAGCTTTGCGTTACTATTACGACAAGAACATCATGACGAAGGTCCACGGGAAACGATACGCCTACAAGTTCGATTTCCACGGCTTGGCTCAAGTGTGCCAGCCGTCCAGCACAGAGCAGACCATCTACAAGTTCCAGGGGAACTTCTCCCCTCTTCCTTTCTCCGGGATTTCCAAACTGAACCTGGTCGCTCCCGGGGTCGGGCCATCGGGGTTCTCCTACTGGCCCGGGTCGCCGTCGGCAGCTCTGTACCACAGCCACAACCTCCAGGCTGCCGGGCCTTTCGGCACCGTGTCTCCGAGCCACATTAGCTGCGTCAACAACATCAACACTTTGAGCAACATCAATAATCATTACAACTGA
- the fev gene encoding protein FEV isoform X2, which yields MRRDCGGKLMFNMYLSDPTENLLKDNKGTSWGPLNTGAQKGSGQIQLWQFLLELLSDSSNMSCIAWEGTNGEFKLIDPDEVARRWGERKSKPNMNYDKLSRALRYYYDKNIMTKVHGKRYAYKFDFHGLAQVCQPSSTEQTIYKFQGNFSPLPFSGISKLNLVAPGVGPSGFSYWPGSPSAALYHSHNLQAAGPFGTVSPSHISCVNNINTLSNINNHYN from the exons ATGAGAAGGGACTGCGGTGGGAAGCTGATGTTCAACATGTATCTCTCAG ATCCAACAGAAAATCTGTTGAAAGACAACAAAGGGACATCTTGGGGTCCATTAAACACCGGGGCGCAGAAAG gcAGCGGCCAGATCCAGTTGTGGCAGTTCCTGCTGGAGCTGCTGTCGGACAGCAGCAACATGTCGTGCATCGCCTGGGAGGGAACCAACGGGGAATTCAAGCTCATCGACCCGGACGAGGTGGCCCGGCGGTGGGGGGAACGCAAGAGCAAACCCAACATGAACTACGACAAACTGAGCCGAGCTTTGCGTTACTATTACGACAAGAACATCATGACGAAGGTCCACGGGAAACGATACGCCTACAAGTTCGATTTCCACGGCTTGGCTCAAGTGTGCCAGCCGTCCAGCACAGAGCAGACCATCTACAAGTTCCAGGGGAACTTCTCCCCTCTTCCTTTCTCCGGGATTTCCAAACTGAACCTGGTCGCTCCCGGGGTCGGGCCATCGGGGTTCTCCTACTGGCCCGGGTCGCCGTCGGCAGCTCTGTACCACAGCCACAACCTCCAGGCTGCCGGGCCTTTCGGCACCGTGTCTCCGAGCCACATTAGCTGCGTCAACAACATCAACACTTTGAGCAACATCAATAATCATTACAACTGA